AAGCACTCGTGGAAGGCGCGGGGCAGCCCGGTGGCGCCCACGCCCTCCCGGGGCCGGGTCGCCGTGAGCCGACGCCAGAGCTCGAGCACCGCCACGGGCAGGATGGCGGCGGAGAGGCCCGGCCCCTTCCAATCCCTCATCCAGGAGGCGGCGAGGGCCAGTGCCTCCGCGACACCCGCCGCTCTCGCGAGGCGCTCCTCGTCGAGGGTGACGCCATGGTGGCGCAGGGTGCCGAGGAGGACCTCGGTGGAGCAGGCCCCAAGGCCCTGCTCATTCCATGTCTCGTCGATTCGGTCTGCACCGCTCATGGACGTGGTGCGGGAGCATACCCGAAAGGTAGTGCTGGATCCACGTCACGTAAAGCGTCGTGTCGCCAGGCGGCCCGGCTGGACGGCTGCCCCCGGGGCTGCCGTGCGCCTTAGCGCACCAGGTGGAACGCGGTCTGCCGCTGGTAGGCCCAGCGCACCCGGCCGTCTACGCCGAGGATGACGTCCTCCTCCTGCGCCGAGCGCACCTTCTGCCCTCCCCACTCGGGAACCGGCGAGGTGGCCTGGAGTTCCACCGAGTACCACATGCTCGGAATCACGGTGTGGTCTCCGTTGCCGGGTACGCCCTCCTGCCGGTCCCAGAGCCCGACCATGGCGCCCGCGCCGTGGCCGTGCAGGCCCACCGGGTGCGAGTAGACGGTGCCGTCGATGCCCTCCTGCTTCATCCGCGAGAGCACCGTGCGCAGCACCTCGTTGCCGGTGCGACCGGGGCGCAGCTCCTCCAGCACCAGGTCCTGCAGCCGGTTGGAGCGCGCCAGCGCCTGCTTCAGCCCCTCGGGCGCATCGCTCTCGCCCTCGCGCAGCACGTAGCCCATGTGCTGGGTGTCCGTGTTGAGTCGCAGTGCGGTGACACCAAAGTCGCAGTGCAGCACGTCGCCGCGCTGGATGATGGGGTCCTCGCCGAGCTGCTCCTCCGTGGCGCCCTGCCGCTGCACGCTCACCGAGGGGTGGAACCATGTCGTCAGCCCCAGGTCGCTCAGCCGTTGGCGCATCCACCACTCCACGTCATTGACGCGCGTGGTGCCGGGGGTGATGACGGTGTTGGAGAACGCCGTCTGGATGATGTCCCAGGCGAGCTTGTTCTCCTCGGCGAAGAAGCGCCCCTCGTCCTCGCCGCGCCACGCCAGCAGGTCCACCGGCAACCCGCCCGAGGGCTTGAGGCGCGCGGTCCACTCCGGGCCCAGCGCTTCCGTCATGCCCTCGTACTCGCCGTGGCTCAGCCCGTCGGCGAAGGCGAAGGTGCGCGACACGTTGATGGCGATGGACCTGGGCTGACGCTCCTCCAGAAGCTGCTTGAGCATCTGCCACTGCTCCGGGCCCCAGGGCTCGCCCACCCGCTCCACGCCGCCCCCGTCCACCTTTCGCGGCGGGCGCCGCACCTCATAGAGGCCTCCCTGGGGACTGCCTCCCAGGGCGATGCGCACCACGCCCAGCTGGGGGCCGCGATCATGGAAGACATAGATGGTGCGCCGCCGCGCCGCGAAGGTGGTGGCGGAGACGAGCGCCTGGAAGACAGGGTCCTCGTTGTACTCGCGCATGGGCACCACCCACATCTCCACGCGGTGCTGGCGCATGAGCTGGGGCAGGGCCACGTCCAGCCGCTCGCGCAGCCACGCCTGCTGGCGCTCGGCCTGCGCGCGCAGCGTGCCGAAGGGGCGCTCGGGGACGACGCGCTCGGGCTCCGGTGGGCGCGTGCCCGTGGTGGCGCAGGCGGTGGACAACAGCAGCGAGGCGAGGAGGACATGCGAAGGCGTACGCATGGCCGCGCAGCATGGCACGGACTGAAGTGTTGGGCGTGGGCCGAAAAACACCAGGGGCGCTCGGAGGGCAGCGTGTCGCCACCTTCCGAGCGCCCCTCTCCACCTCGACGCAGTCAGCTGCTTACGGGCTCACGGGCGTGTGGAGGGAGACGGAGGCATCCATGTCTCCCCCGCCGTCCTTGCCGCACGGGCCACAGTCCAGCAACCCACCGCACCCGTCCGACACCACGCCGCACACCTCGCCCTTCCCCTGGCACGTCACCGGAACACAGCCGTGCTCCGGCAGGTACCGCTCGCTGCTGCCCAGCGTCCCCCCCGCGTCGTTGAACCCGCCGGCCACCAACACCTCGCCACCCGGCAGCCGCAGCACGCCCGCCCCACGGCGCGGAACCCGGAGCGACGTCACCAGGCTCCACGTCCCCGTGACGGGATCGAACCGCTCCGCCGAGGTGAGCGTCCCCGAGGCGAAGTGGTAGCCGCCCACCACCAGCACCGTCCCGTCCTCGATGAGGATGGCCCCGTGGCTCTCGCGCGGCGTGCTCGGTGCCGCCACGAGCGTCCAGCTGCCCGTGGCCGGCTCGAACACCTCCGCCGTCTCCGCCGCGCGCGTGGTGTTGCCCCCCACCACGAGCACCCGCCCATCCCCCAGCCGCGTCACCGTGTGGCTCGCGCGGTGCGTGCCCGCCGCGCCGCCCGCGGGCCCCGCCTTCGTCCAGTGGCCCGTCGCCGGATCGAACAGCTCCGACTGCATGCCGCTCACGAAGAGCACCCGCCCGTCCGCCAGCACCGCCGCCGCCTGCGCGCCGGTGTGGCCCCAGCCCGGAGCCTCCGCCGCGCTCCAACGGCCCGTGGCCGGGTCGAACAGCTCGGCCGAGCGGAGCGTGCGACGATCCACGTCCGAGCCGCCCACCACCAGCACCCGCCCGTCCGCCAACGCCACCGCTGTCGGATCGATGCGCGGCACCGCCATGGAGGCCGTCACCGTCCACTCGCCCGTGGAGGGCTCGAAGAGCTCCGCGCTCGCCAGCGTGCCGACGATCTGCTGAGGCGCACCGCCCACCACCAGCACCCGCCCGTCCGCCAACGCCACGGCGGCGTGGTTGCGCCGCGCCACCTTGAGCGCGCCCGTGGCGCTCCACTGACCCGTGGCCGGGTCGAACAGCTCACACGAAGAGAGCGTGCGCAGGCCGTCATGGCCTCCCGCCGCCAGCACCCGCCCATCCACCAACTGCACGAAAGGCAGCAACCGCCGAGGCGTGGACAGCGCCTGTCCCACCTGGCCCGGGACGGACTCGTCCGTCGCGGGGCCGGAGCTGCAAGAGAACACCGCCGTAACCAGAATCGCCGTGATGAAGGACTTCGAAAACCGATGCATAAACCCGCCTGAAAGCGCTCCGTCGAGGGGGGTTCGTGTAACCTGACGGTCTGACATGCTGATTCGTTGACTCTTCAGTGATTCCCGAGGGTTACGACGACATCGCACCACCTCGGAGCATCGCCGGAAGGTACGTTCAGAACGCGTCAGCCGAAGCCCCGGCGCGCGCGA
This portion of the Hyalangium ruber genome encodes:
- a CDS encoding M24 family metallopeptidase, producing MRTPSHVLLASLLLSTACATTGTRPPEPERVVPERPFGTLRAQAERQQAWLRERLDVALPQLMRQHRVEMWVVPMREYNEDPVFQALVSATTFAARRRTIYVFHDRGPQLGVVRIALGGSPQGGLYEVRRPPRKVDGGGVERVGEPWGPEQWQMLKQLLEERQPRSIAINVSRTFAFADGLSHGEYEGMTEALGPEWTARLKPSGGLPVDLLAWRGEDEGRFFAEENKLAWDIIQTAFSNTVITPGTTRVNDVEWWMRQRLSDLGLTTWFHPSVSVQRQGATEEQLGEDPIIQRGDVLHCDFGVTALRLNTDTQHMGYVLREGESDAPEGLKQALARSNRLQDLVLEELRPGRTGNEVLRTVLSRMKQEGIDGTVYSHPVGLHGHGAGAMVGLWDRQEGVPGNGDHTVIPSMWYSVELQATSPVPEWGGQKVRSAQEEDVILGVDGRVRWAYQRQTAFHLVR
- a CDS encoding Kelch repeat-containing protein; the encoded protein is MHRFSKSFITAILVTAVFSCSSGPATDESVPGQVGQALSTPRRLLPFVQLVDGRVLAAGGHDGLRTLSSCELFDPATGQWSATGALKVARRNHAAVALADGRVLVVGGAPQQIVGTLASAELFEPSTGEWTVTASMAVPRIDPTAVALADGRVLVVGGSDVDRRTLRSAELFDPATGRWSAAEAPGWGHTGAQAAAVLADGRVLFVSGMQSELFDPATGHWTKAGPAGGAAGTHRASHTVTRLGDGRVLVVGGNTTRAAETAEVFEPATGSWTLVAAPSTPRESHGAILIEDGTVLVVGGYHFASGTLTSAERFDPVTGTWSLVTSLRVPRRGAGVLRLPGGEVLVAGGFNDAGGTLGSSERYLPEHGCVPVTCQGKGEVCGVVSDGCGGLLDCGPCGKDGGGDMDASVSLHTPVSP